The following coding sequences lie in one Saccharopolyspora hordei genomic window:
- the rplW gene encoding 50S ribosomal protein L23 → MSTDPRDIILAPVISEKSYGLLEQGQYTFLVDPRANKTEIKIAVEKIFDVKVTNVNTINRQGKRKRSRTGFGKRKNTKRAIVTLSPESKPIEIFGGPAA, encoded by the coding sequence GTGAGCACCGACCCGCGAGACATCATCCTCGCTCCGGTGATCTCCGAGAAGAGCTACGGGCTGCTGGAGCAGGGCCAGTACACCTTCCTGGTGGACCCGCGCGCGAACAAGACCGAGATCAAGATCGCGGTCGAGAAGATCTTCGACGTCAAGGTCACCAACGTCAACACGATCAACCGCCAGGGCAAGCGCAAGCGCAGCCGCACCGGCTTCGGCAAGCGCAAGAACACCAAGCGGGCGATCGTGACCCTGTCGCCGGAGAGCAAGCCGATCGAGATCTTCGGCGGACCGGCCGCCTGA
- the rplB gene encoding 50S ribosomal protein L2 translates to MGIRKYKPTTPGRRGASVSDFAEITRSEPEKSLVRPLNRKAGRNAQGKITTRHKGGGHKRAYRLIDFRRNDKDGVPAKVAHIEYDPNRSARIALLHYADGEKRYIIAPNGVKQGDRIESGARADIKPGNNLPLRSIPTGTVIHAIELRPGQGAKIARSAGARVQLVAKDGPYAQLRMPSGEIRNVDARCRATVGEVGNSEHANINWGKAGRMRWKGKRPTVRGVVMNPVDHPHGGGEGKTSGGRHPVNPKGKPEGRTRLRKPSDKLIVRRRRTGKKR, encoded by the coding sequence ATGGGCATTCGCAAGTACAAGCCGACGACGCCAGGCCGTCGCGGCGCGAGCGTGTCCGACTTCGCCGAGATCACGCGGTCGGAGCCGGAGAAGTCGTTGGTGCGGCCGCTGAACCGCAAGGCGGGCCGCAACGCTCAGGGCAAGATCACCACGCGGCACAAGGGCGGCGGCCACAAGCGGGCCTACCGCCTGATCGACTTCCGCCGCAACGACAAGGACGGTGTGCCGGCCAAGGTCGCGCACATCGAGTACGACCCGAACCGCAGCGCTCGGATCGCGCTCCTGCACTACGCCGACGGCGAGAAGCGCTACATCATCGCGCCGAACGGCGTGAAGCAGGGCGACCGGATCGAGAGCGGTGCGCGGGCCGACATCAAGCCGGGCAACAACCTGCCGCTGCGCAGCATCCCGACCGGCACCGTGATCCACGCGATCGAGCTCCGCCCCGGTCAGGGCGCGAAGATCGCTCGCTCGGCCGGTGCCCGGGTGCAGCTGGTGGCCAAGGACGGCCCGTACGCCCAGCTGCGGATGCCTTCGGGCGAGATCCGCAACGTGGACGCGCGGTGCCGGGCGACCGTTGGCGAGGTCGGCAACTCCGAGCACGCCAACATCAACTGGGGCAAGGCCGGCCGCATGCGGTGGAAGGGCAAGCGCCCGACCGTCCGCGGTGTGGTCATGAACCCGGTCGACCACCCGCACGGTGGTGGTGAGGGCAAGACCTCCGGTGGTCGCCACCCGGTCAACCCGAAGGGCAAGCCGGAGGGCCGGACCCGCCTCCGCAAGCCCAGTGACAAGCTCATCGTCCGCCGCCGTCGCACCGGCAAGAAGCGCTGA
- the rpsS gene encoding 30S ribosomal protein S19, which yields MPRSLKKGPFVDDHLLKKVDALNESGKKTVIKTWSRRSTIIPDMLGHTFAVHDGRKHVPVFVTEAMVGHKLGEFAPTRTFKGHVKEDRKSRRR from the coding sequence ATGCCACGCAGCCTGAAGAAGGGCCCGTTCGTGGACGACCACCTGCTCAAGAAGGTGGACGCGCTGAACGAGTCGGGCAAGAAGACCGTGATCAAGACCTGGTCCCGCCGGTCCACGATCATCCCGGACATGCTGGGCCACACCTTCGCGGTGCACGACGGCCGCAAGCACGTCCCGGTGTTCGTCACCGAGGCGATGGTCGGGCACAAGCTGGGCGAGTTCGCCCCCACCCGCACCTTCAAGGGCCACGTCAAGGAAGACCGGAAGTCGCGCCGCCGCTGA
- the rplV gene encoding 50S ribosomal protein L22, with amino-acid sequence MTARSDSTAAEEFPHAVARARFVRVSPMKARRVVELIKGRSAADALAVLQFAPQTASGPVSKVLASAIANAENNLSLDPDTLVVRHAYVDEGPTLKRFRPRAQGRAYRIRKRTSHITVEVESRPKAATKSRKSQKGSAR; translated from the coding sequence ATGACAGCCCGTTCCGACTCCACTGCTGCGGAGGAGTTCCCGCACGCAGTGGCGCGGGCCCGGTTCGTCCGCGTGTCGCCGATGAAGGCGCGCCGCGTGGTCGAGCTCATCAAGGGCCGGAGTGCCGCCGATGCCCTGGCCGTGCTCCAGTTCGCGCCGCAGACCGCCAGTGGTCCGGTGTCGAAGGTGCTCGCCAGCGCGATCGCCAACGCTGAGAACAACCTCTCCCTCGACCCCGACACGCTGGTCGTGCGCCACGCGTACGTGGACGAGGGGCCGACGTTGAAGCGCTTCCGGCCGCGTGCGCAGGGTCGCGCGTACCGGATCCGCAAGCGGACCAGCCACATCACGGTCGAGGTCGAGTCCCGGCCGAAGGCGGCGACGAAGTCCCGAAAGAGCCAGAAGGGGAGTGCCCGGTAG
- the rpsC gene encoding 30S ribosomal protein S3 has product MGQKINPHGFRLGITTDWKSRWYADKQYAEYVAEDVKIRRQLSRGMERAGISKVEIERTRERVRVDIHTARPGIVIGRRGAEADRIRGALEKLTGKQVQLNILEVKNPEADAQLVAQGVAEQLSNRVSFRRAMRKAIQSAMRSPQVKGIRVQCGGRLGGAEMSRSEFYREGRVPLHTLRADIDYGFFEARTTFGRIGVKVWIYKGELVGGLKQKQQESEVRPPRGGERGGRSDRGGRRRGSGGGDRAAADKSAKAEKATATEGEQPQAAAAEEKTEG; this is encoded by the coding sequence GTGGGTCAGAAGATCAACCCGCACGGCTTCCGACTCGGCATCACCACGGACTGGAAGTCCCGCTGGTACGCCGACAAGCAGTACGCGGAGTACGTGGCGGAGGACGTCAAGATCCGCCGGCAGCTGTCTCGCGGCATGGAGCGCGCCGGGATCTCCAAGGTCGAGATCGAGCGCACCCGCGAGCGGGTCCGGGTGGACATCCACACCGCGCGGCCGGGCATCGTCATCGGCCGCCGCGGTGCCGAGGCGGACCGCATCCGCGGTGCGCTGGAGAAGCTGACCGGCAAGCAGGTCCAGCTCAACATCCTCGAGGTCAAGAACCCCGAGGCGGACGCCCAGCTGGTCGCGCAGGGCGTGGCCGAGCAGCTGTCCAACCGCGTGTCCTTCCGGCGCGCGATGCGCAAGGCCATCCAGTCGGCCATGCGCTCGCCGCAGGTCAAGGGCATCCGGGTGCAGTGCGGCGGTCGCCTGGGCGGCGCCGAGATGTCCCGCTCGGAGTTCTACCGCGAGGGTCGGGTCCCGCTGCACACGCTGCGCGCGGACATCGACTACGGCTTCTTCGAGGCCCGCACGACCTTCGGCCGCATCGGCGTGAAGGTGTGGATCTACAAGGGCGAACTGGTCGGTGGCCTGAAGCAGAAGCAGCAGGAGTCCGAGGTCCGTCCGCCGCGCGGTGGTGAGCGCGGTGGCCGTTCCGACCGCGGTGGTCGTCGTCGGGGCTCCGGCGGCGGTGACCGTGCTGCAGCTGACAAGTCCGCCAAGGCTGAGAAGGCCACAGCCACGGAGGGCGAGCAGCCGCAGGCTGCTGCGGCTGAAGAGAAGACGGAGGGCTGA
- the rplP gene encoding 50S ribosomal protein L16: MLVPRRVKWRKSHAPKRKGFAKGGTRISFGEYGIQAIEHGYVTNRQIESARIAITRHVKRGGKVWINIFPDRPLTKKPAETRQGSGKGSPESWVANVKPGRIMFELTFPNEKTAIEALTRAAHKLPMKCKIVSREGGDF; encoded by the coding sequence GTGCTCGTCCCACGCAGGGTGAAGTGGCGCAAGAGCCACGCACCGAAGCGCAAGGGCTTCGCCAAGGGTGGCACCAGGATCAGCTTCGGTGAGTACGGCATTCAGGCGATCGAGCACGGCTACGTGACCAACCGCCAGATCGAGTCGGCCCGTATCGCGATCACCCGGCACGTGAAGCGCGGCGGCAAGGTGTGGATCAACATCTTCCCGGACCGCCCGCTCACCAAGAAGCCCGCGGAGACCCGGCAGGGTTCCGGTAAGGGCTCGCCGGAGTCCTGGGTCGCCAACGTCAAGCCCGGACGCATCATGTTCGAGCTGACCTTCCCGAACGAGAAGACGGCGATCGAGGCGCTGACCCGTGCGGCGCACAAGCTCCCGATGAAGTGCAAGATCGTGTCCCGCGAGGGTGGTGACTTCTGA
- the rpmC gene encoding 50S ribosomal protein L29, giving the protein MAAGVTASELRELSDEELVQRLKEAKEELFNLRFQMATGQLSNNRRLRTVRKDIARIYTIMRERELGLTVSPEGAEEGAA; this is encoded by the coding sequence ATGGCAGCGGGTGTCACCGCTTCTGAGCTCCGCGAGCTGAGCGACGAGGAGCTCGTCCAGCGGCTGAAGGAGGCGAAGGAGGAGCTGTTCAACCTCCGCTTCCAGATGGCCACCGGGCAGCTGAGCAACAACCGCCGGCTGCGCACGGTCCGGAAGGACATCGCCCGGATCTACACGATCATGCGAGAGCGCGAGCTCGGCCTGACGGTGTCCCCGGAAGGCGCTGAGGAGGGCGCGGCATGA
- the rpsQ gene encoding 30S ribosomal protein S17 yields MSEKEGQGVERNRRKVREGYVVSDKMDKTIVVSLEDRKKHALYGKVMRQTSKVKAHDEANSAGVGDRVLLMETRPLSATKRWRLVEILEKAK; encoded by the coding sequence ATGAGCGAGAAGGAAGGTCAGGGCGTGGAGCGCAACCGCCGGAAGGTGCGCGAAGGCTACGTCGTCTCGGACAAGATGGACAAGACGATCGTGGTCTCCCTCGAGGACCGCAAGAAGCACGCCCTCTACGGCAAGGTCATGCGGCAGACCAGCAAGGTCAAGGCGCACGACGAGGCCAACTCGGCCGGTGTCGGCGACCGCGTGCTGCTGATGGAGACTCGTCCGCTGTCGGCCACCAAGCGCTGGCGGCTCGTCGAGATCCTCGAGAAGGCCAAGTAA